gcttttcaaaggctatgaacgagctttaaataaagctactattacaaagcaggaagccagagaactacgcgccgcgcatgaaagaatacttaaaaagaaaaagcgctctactagacagctgcctatagaatcaggcgcttcagttcaggaagctcaggagcttatacaaggcagaaattctactatagagcctataactactgcctcagtagatataggcgctccggtagaaagccagcgtatacgtgctccaccaaggtgttctggctgtaatatactagaacataaaattactcagtatcctaatcgtcagactatttaaattttttatagaaatgcacatttttcggtgttttgaatagcttcatttctaggaggtgcgtagagttctggtgtggtggccgctcgcccgggatggccgctcgcccgtggattacgttacCCCGGGAGGTGGAATTAAGCTTATTTGTACATATTATATGATGCTTTGATTTCTAACAGGTTTCAAACAGGAACAAAGACTATGGATGACACGTTCGTCAAACAGCCAAACTCATTAATGACTGAGTCGGCTTATCCGATTACAACTACCGTTCAGCACTCCAACCTCGGGCAATCAAAATGTGGGGATTATGTGGGAGGAAAAAGGCGGGGGGTTGACGAGGTGATTTTCATGACACGAAAGTTTTATAGAGCTACTAAAGCTGGAAGCATAAAGCCTAATTTCTTGCATGAAGAAATTGTGCGATACTTGTAGCTCTACAGACTCGCTGGGAAACCATCTATTAAATTGCTTAATGttcctctccaaccaccTATTCAATAGGCGGATTTAGGCAAGTGCCTTGGCCCGAATGGTTAGGAAAATTGCGAAGGTACGCAGGCTATCCCTGGCATGGGTATCAAGCACCGAAACTTAAGACTCGGCCGAAGGTACGGAACGGTCGTATGTATCCATCTATTTTAGTCACTCATTGATTCCCTGCATATAGATTGTAAAATGTAGAAGCGCAGGCTTTACTGATGTTGCGTTAGCTGCTAATTCACCAGGTAGGTTAGTTAACCTTTTTCTGGAGAAGATATCCGACAAATTGGAAGGCACCCTATCTTCCGTGTGATAATTCACAAGGGATACATTCGATAGACATAAGTGTCGTAGTAAAACCCTCGGATGGACTTTCGGCCGTAAGTTCTTGGGAGACCGTAGGATGACAGTGGCGTTTGTCACCTATACCTATACCTTGTGACCTGCCATGCAACCAAATCCAAGAGTGAAGTTTGGTATTGGAGTTCAGAATTCAGTATTCCCTGTAGAGATGCCTCATCCGGTTGTGGTGCCAAGCTGATCATAGATGACGCTCACTGTGAAGGTTAAATGTCTCAGAATATTccaaaaaagagaagaagaagaaaagacaaagttCATCTGACGTAGACAAGACTCTTCGATAATTCAATAAGGTCCATCTTCTATTTCCCTCGGTGCCACCAACGATGCTATAGAAAGAAACGCCTTATTCAATGCAGAATGCTTATAGTTTATAGGGTCGAGATGCAGGGATGAAACGCTAGTTTAAGATTGGAAGTTCATGCTATATCCACCCGTATTCGGATCCTGGGTGAATTTGAAATTATCGGTCGAAAGCCCAAATGGTTTAAGGATCCCGTTACCCAGCTAGAGTATTGGTTAGCGTGAATGATACCGATTTTAATCCGAGGAAGGTCAGGCTCACATCTTTCAATTTGCCCATCATCTCCgccatttctttttctcttgccttGGCTATCTTATCCGGAAGCTCCCGGAGAGCCTTTTGCACAATGCGCCTATCATCGAGCGATAGATTGTCCATACTGGCAAGTAACTTGTAGTCTTCTTCGGCTCCTTGCAGGTTCCCCCATCCGCTAAGCTGCGACTTTGCTCGTGCACGTCGCATAAGTGCCTTTGCCCGAATCCGCATAAcgtcattcttcctttcgtTAACCTTCTGCAACCGCTTGAGCTCTTCTTGTTCtgcctcttcatcatcacatgTTATCTCCACCACGGAATCTGTCGAGCCCGACTCTTGCTGCTTTTCTTGGGGAGCATCCGTCCTCTCAGTCGCCGATGGGACCACTTTCTCTAGACAGTCGAGACATGCTGTTGCTGAATCAACAGAGGCTTTCCAGTCTTCCAGCTTCAGGTAGCACGCAGCCATATTACTCCGTAGCACCGCGACTTCGTAATCGAGGTAATTCGGACACGAGGCAAGGGCACGATCGTAGCAGGATATCGCTTGGTCGTAGCAAGCCGCGGTAAATAGTTTATTAGCTTCAGCTTTTATAGAGTGAGATTCCTCTAGGAGTTGCTATTGACGATCATATGTAAGCATGATAGCTGCTCCATGACGAAAAGACACAGTAAACTCacagcttcttcctcggcaggAAATCTAGCATCATGAAAgacatcctcttcttcactaTCGCTCCCTATATTGTCCGCGCGTTCCTTAGGCGTACTGCTTGACATTTTGGGTATATACAGCTATTCGCACAACCCTTGAGATGAGCGTTCGGCAGTGTTAGTAGATCAACTACACCGCTGCCGTTCCCGCAGCTTATAATGAGATAGGCTTCGGAGCGGGACGATAACCCGTTCACCGATTGGCTCGGTCATATCAGTCTTTAGCCTCAGGCATCACATTCCATTGTTATCCCCTCCATCCTTGCCCCGCCATTGTCAAGAATCCTTCTATCAAAGTGCGGAGTAGAGACAATTGATCTACCACACTTTACATCCACATCGCAGTTCGCATATAGGCACTATATCCCGGTCGCAAAATGACTAACTCTACTCCAAGGTAAGTTCTACCTACCATCGTTAAGTAAACAGACAACCGAAACTAACAAACGCAAGTCTGCCCCCCGTGCGGGCATGTCTCTTCGATATGGACGGGCTCCTCATTGACTCGGAGGACAAATACACCGCCATTACAAACTCCATTCTGCACGAATATGGAAAGCCCTCACTGCCATGGTCCATCAAGGCTCAGCTTCAGGGCCGCCCGCAACCTGAGGTACGTTGAATCGTCACATGCGACGCCTTCAATCGCACGGATTACCCCACAATGCCCGCAAAACTATACCAATATCACTCTAGCTCATACCTTCGAAACAACCAGGCATTCAAAATCTTCTACGACTGGGCGCAACTCCCCATCTCACCGGAAGAATATGCCGCGAAACAAGCCGCCCTGCAGAGCAAATACTTCCCCGAGTCGCAACCTCTGCCCGGCGTGCGCGAACTCCTGAACAAACTTCTCTCAACGCAGAAAACTGATAAGCCCGTTTACATCGCATTGGCTACCTCGTCGCACAGCAGGAACTACAAGCTGAAGTCGGACCATCTGCAGGATCTCTTCGCGGCGTTCCCCGAATCCCAGCGTGTTCTGGGTGATGATCCTAGGAttgggaagggaaggggCAAGCCCTTGCCGGATATTTACTTGCTTGCGTTAGAGACTATTAATTCTAATTTACGgcagaagggggagaaggaaatcaCGCCCGAGGAGTGTCTTGTTTTTGAGGACGCCGTTCCTGGGGTTGAGGcgggaagaagagctggTATGAGAGTCGTTTGGTGCCCTCATCCTGGCTTGTTGGGGGCTTACAAAGGCCGGGAGGCTGAGGTTTTGGCTGGTTTGACTGGTGAACataaagaggaggagaagtctACGGCTGAACATGAGGCGGATGAGCTCGTTGCAGGTAGATTGGGGCGGAGCTCGGGGAAACCTGGCCAGCTTAACGATGGGCTTGGGGATTTGGTTCCTACTTTGGAAGACTTCCCTTACGAGAAATATGGCATTCAACCTGCATAGACTAGTGGATAGAAGCACTAACTTGATTACTAGGGCTTGAAACTGTACATGAAATCCAAGATACCCATGTGGTGTTGCATGAATCATAGTTATCTCCAGAGGATACCAAACgaaataaaagaaagcaTAGCTTCAGTAGGAGTATCCTTAAATTGATATCGTCACAAGAGTAAGACGACCCTGGGAAGAGTTgaatcaacaacaaccaagTTTTCACACCAATCGACCGGCAGATGACAAGGTGATGCAGATCATATGGTTCCCAACTACTAGGCAAGAAAGTCCACTGAGAGAAAGAGACGTAGTTAATGATGAATTCCAGTCAGCGTATCATTCCGTCATAGAGGTCCTAAAGTCCATCCTAAAGTCCATGGCACCCAACTTGATATTCATTTTCGTAATGCCAGTTTCCAAAACAGAACGCAAAGAGAAAACAGGCAGCAAGGGAAGATAGAAAATGTTGCCGGGGAGTTGATCCGCTGAGACGGTAGGAACGgacaagcaaaaagcaacaaaagaaacgtaaaagagaagaaaaatagttAGCACGAGGGGAATTACAAAGCTAGGGAATGATTAGCTTCATACGTTCTTCGAAGCGAGCCTTTCTCGGGAACAATATCGGTCTAGCGCTGGCGCTTCTCAGGAGAAGAGGCCTCGTAGTCACCCATGGGACGCTTCCGGCTGGTACCAAAGTTGTTAGAGCTGCCACGAGTGTGGTAAGGCATGTTTGGATTCATCATTATAGGCCTTGGGTGGGAAGTGGGCGCAGTCATCCGGCGATTGTGGAGGTGCGACATAGCAACGTTTCCCATCATAGGGGTAGACGAATACTGCTGGGCAGCTGCTGTATATGTTGGAGTCGGCGTACCAATGCTAAGCATGGGAGAGGAGCTCATTTGCTCGGCTTTCACCATCCGAGAGAGGCCGTCAGGGGTGAGTGTTCCAACTTCAACACCAGTGCTAGAGCTTGCTGGGGTATCTGAAGGAGCTTCATCTGTGGGTGGGGTAACGGCTTTAGCAGCTTTGCCAGACCTCTTCTTGGCACCAGGCTTTCTGGTACCGAGGACTTGCTTTCCTGCATTCATCACTTCTCCTTTGCGCTTGTTCAACAGCCTGTTTGCAACCACGCGTTTCTCCGCCTGAACAGGATCATCAACAAAATGGTAGACGTAAAGCGGGTCAAGGAGATGCTTGCATATTGTCTTGTGAAGCATGAGACATTCGATGACCTTGTCAATCCTAGTGGCAAATGTCACTATCTCATGGTTCTTCGGTTTGACATCGAAGGCACTCAACAATGGACCAAAAGTGTGTCGTTCAATGGCAGTTTCCTCGAATTACGTTAGCAATGTCGCATGGATGCGGCATTTCTTACTTACCAAGACCTGCCAGCATGCAGCCTCCATTCGCTGATCGCTGTATCTACCTTCTTTGAAAGGCTTGATCATAGGTTTGTTGTCCTGCGCACGATGGGTACTTGCCATAGCGTTACACATCTGTTTGACGATTGCCCGCTTCTGTACCTGAGTACGGGGAATGGTGGGATCTTCCGGAAGTCGGACGCTGGGGCGCTGAGATTCATTGGCCTCTTCCAGAGATGCGTAATATGTGTCGACGTCGACATTGTTGTTCAGGGGATCCATGAGCTTTTGATAGTCCCGAATAATTGGTGGTACATTTACATCGGTGAACGTTGCTTCTGGTTCGTGACCGCTGTTCAGGGGTGCAGAGGTGGGTAGTGAAGAAGGGCGTGCACCACCCCCAAGCTCACCACCGCCGACATTGTTGCCCAGGGCAGGAGCAGACAAATTGCGAGGGAAATTGGTGTTACCGTATGATGGTAAGTCGACATATGTTCTGCTCGCGGGGCTATTGTTAGAACTGTCGTAGCTTGCACTGCCTGTCATAATGCCTAAAGGCAAATAGGGAGGGCTAGAACCGAGTTCAGGACCAGATGCAGAAGCTCCTGAGCTGATTGCGAAGTCCTCAGCACTGCTAGATGTATCAGCAAGAAATACACATCACTATTATATACGATGGATACAACATACTctgcaccaccaccagtACGCGAGATCCTGTTCCCAGCATGCATACCAGTCATCGGCATCATAGCGGTCGAGCGACTTCTCGTAGGCATGCTATGAGCTCCGCTAAAAATGTCAGGATGAGAGACCTCCAACGTATCTTCCACAGATGCTCCATTCACGAACCCGCCAGATGCCCAGCTGCTATAGCAAATATTTAGTAGTCTATAGCCACTGGCTCCCTGACGTCACTGCAAACTTACGTGTCATTGCTCGTGAGAAAGCCATTATAGCCAAGGTCAGCGTTCAAGGCAGGGTTTGAAGTGTGCGGTTGATCCAGGTGCAATAGCTGCTGCTCCCAATCTTGGTAATACCACTCCGTAAAATGAGCCATCGTGAAGTTTATCAAAGGACAACAGATGGTTGCAGCCACCCAATTCCAGGGGAAAAAAGCTCAGCACAGAATTCCAGGAATGGTGGGAAATTCACGAGgttggaaggaagaaagaagcaaagagaggaagaggctttgggagagagagaatcatCTGAATTTAGTAGAATAGAAGGAAGACATCCATACATCAAATGAGTGAGATAGTATAGAACCAGTGAAGACAGTGTCTGTGAAGCATTAGCCTCATTGAGAGGGAATAGGAAATGAATAGGAATGCCTAGGAATGGAGGTGGGGATCAAGGTGCGAATGGGGAGGCCATTCATCAAAGAAGTTGTATTTAAGCAAAAATGTGAATTGCACACGGGGAAGATGCCGCGCTTCTGTTGGTCTGGAAACTGATGATATTCCCAAAGGGGAAAACAATCAGAGTGACTGTCAACAACCCCTCGTTTCACATCAATGCAGGAACAATAGGGCCCAGGGGTCCTTATTCAGGGCTAACAGAATTCACCATGTCAACCAAAAGGGCCAATGTTATCCAGTAACCAAAACAGTGAAGAACAGGAAGTATGTATTGGTCCTAGTCTTAACAGTCCACAAGTCGATTGTCTTCAGCCGACAATGGCACTGTTGCATTGAGATATCCAGAAACAATGAATTTGTTGACCGGCATATAAACGCCTCTAAGCTGCGTCAACCCTATTCCCGTCGCTATATATGTCGATCCAGCTACATTAGCCTTGCTGATAGGATCCAGTGGGCAAAAGTCACTTGATTATTTAGAAAACGGACAGATATTGAGAAGTCAACTTGCCTAATCCTGTGACCCCATTGGGAACCGCATAATGCCTTAAAAAGTTCCTTTCACCTGAAAAGAACTTCTAGGACCATCTGACTCGGAGCTAATGGTAGCCTACTATCAATTCCCTGACTGCTCCGAGATAGACATCCGAGAAGTTTCGGTGACTTTTCTTTGATGGCCCCCTATCCCTTCCCCACCATCCCACCCATGATAATGGCTCATAGCAGTGGTTTCCATTTTCAAAATATGTGATCCGTCCCGGATACAGTTGGAGTGAATGAAGTTGGAAGAAACTGACTCATATTCAGCAGGTCTCCAGAAATGGCATAGACCATACTTTCACGCTATTATCAAGCTGTCCTGCAGAAGACGAGTCTTCGTCGTCTAAATAGTGTCTTTGCCCGGAGCACGTAGCAACAACATTGCCCATTGGATGTAGTACAGTACTGCTCACCGAGTCTATGAGGACTAAGGTCAGCGACTGCATTAGAGTAGACCAAATAGATAATACGTACCATCATGgatcttccattcccatTCTGGTTCCTGTCCTCCAGCAGTATGTGTCGGGTCACGCCATACCCTCATGAAACCGTCAGTTCCTCCAGCCCAGATCTCATGCGATGTACCTTGATTGGTAGAGACAATGTCAACCTTCATCCGTTGGTTAGTGATAGCCTTGCGGCCTTCTAACCAGCCAAGTAATTGACCGGTTACTCGGATGTCGTATATCATAACGCCGTCACTCTTTCGTTCAGCGATGTATAGATATCGTCCACAAGGACTCCAAAGCAGCTGAGTAATACCTCGACCCCCAATACGACGACTAGCGTCGGTCTTTGCAATGCTAAACGTGCCTAAGGACTGCCCGGTTCCGTTTGAGTCATATAGTCCCACCTGTCTTGAGAATGTGCCAGCTGCTAATATACCATCTCCTGTCGAATTGATAGCCATAGCAGAAATGATACCCTTCATTCCAACGCCCCCACCCACTGTCTGTTTACGCTTACTGGGTATAGTAGGCATCCAAGAAACAGGTCCATCGTTACCAGGTCGGGAAACGTCAAAAAGACATATAAGGCTATCTGACCCAGTGATAAAATGTGTTCCACCGAGGGCGTGCGGATAGATAATTGAATGCGGCGTTATAAACGCTTCCGTAGTTGGGTGTACCAAGGAATAAGTCGCCAACAAGGTTGGGGAAAGAGTCGAAGCCAGTCTGATTGGATGATCTCGGACCGATGATAAGAAAAGTGTAGTAGATGGATCCTGGAGAGAATAGTAAGGATAAATAGCAGTTGCATAGGTTGGCTCTGCTGAAGGTAGCACAGAGTAAGGAGACAACGGATGCGGTGATGGTCTTTCTTCTAAAAGATCAGGGGGCCTGAGCGAGTTATTAGCACGGCAAGAAGTGAGGATTATAACATAAACTAACAAGATATAAGTCCTTATATGATGATCTGCAGAATTCGTTAGCAGGGTGGTGCCATCGGGGGTCCTACATGCAGCATTCTAGTCAGTCAAAGCAATTCAAAGAAGGTAAAGTCGTCATGAGTATACCATTCTACGCTTTTGACATAATTTGTGTCGGAAGCGCTTTCATCGGTGCAACATGCGGTGCTCGGAGTACGCTGACTATGGCTGTCTAGAGATGCATCACCCGCCTCATCACCTCGTTGAGTTGAAGCCACACATATAGGTGCAGAGCTGGTAACACTGCTTGCAGTCATGATGCGCTGGAATCGAAAGACTGACAATATAAGTATTGGCAGTATACACTCGCTCAAATCGCTCTGAAAGCACCAAGAACGCTAATCAAGAGACATGACAGACCAATATGACAAGAGTAAAAAGAATGTTgcggatgaagttgaccttATACTTGATATCCAAATACGATACCAGTAGCTCAAAATGCGGGGGATCTCTCCTTTTGGCAAATCACTTTGAACTTTCATATAACGCCATCAATGAGTTCAGCAGAAGATATCCGACATATTAAGCCTAAATAGTTGTTATCGGGTAGCGCGGAGAGGAACTACAGTATGAAGCGTCTCCTGGCTACGAAGAAAATATCCCAGGGACAATGTTGATAATCACACAGAGAGCATATTTAGATGTGAGATATATCAGCAGAAAGTCTCAGTAAATGGCTAAATCACGATCCCACTCAGCAAGATATATGCAGTGGATTTAACGTCCAATAAAAACTTATGCTGGTCTAAAACATGATGTTTAAAATAAGTTTAAAGCTGCCGTGCACCGGCATCGGAAAATCTTACTCCATCGATCACTAGCTTAGAGTGTTGTTTCGGACCGCTTCACTTTGTTTTCACCACAGCATGAATAGGTTCATTAAGCTATTTTCCCTTAACTAAATCTGGTCTGGGGGAGCTGCCTCCTGTATTGAGAAAGCCTGGGACTTTTCGGTTCGATATTATAATCCGCCTTCCGACCTATCCTTTTCCTCAAGCAGCAATGTTCTCCGCAAAACCTGCGGGCGGCGGCCTTTCCATAAACACCAATTCTGCGAATTCTCTATTGTAAGGCCTTGGTTTTCTTATCTCCTTATTGCCGGACAATTGTGTTTCTGCTTTCTGTTTTGACATTGATTACTGGTTTCTTGTGTTACAAAGAAGCCGGTCGTccacccttctctttcactttACCGCGCGCACTTTTCCCCTGTTATTTCTTTGTCCCATTcttgttttggtctttttaAAGATAAAGTGCTGCCGCTGTTTATCCAGAAATATTCATACTCAGAAATAGCGTGTTCCAGAAAAGCTAATGACTAGTCGCATCAATTAGTGGCGGGGCCAATACGCagacaacctcctccacaacTACACCAGGAACGACGAGCACGACATCGGGCCTTTTCGGTAACCTTGGAAGTTCTACAGCACAATCCAAGCCTGCGACCGGTCTGTTCGGCAACGCGACTAGTGGCACTACACAGCAAAATCAGTCTTCTGGGACAAATATGTTCTCAGGCTTAGGCGGACAACAGACTAATACGGGGGGCGGCGGATTGTTTGGAAACTCCACAGCGACTACCTCCCAGCCACAATCGGGAGGTCTTTTCTCAGGAACCGCAAACGCAAACACAGCGCAGAGTGGCACAACTGGCGGAGGTTTGTTCGGGGGTGCTTCTACCGCACAAACTCAATCAAAACCCCTATTCGGTGGCATGGGAACGTCCAACAACACTGGCGGATCGCTATTGTGAGT
The sequence above is a segment of the Aspergillus oryzae RIB40 DNA, chromosome 3 genome. Coding sequences within it:
- a CDS encoding haloacid dehalogenase superfamily protein (predicted haloacid-halidohydrolase and related hydrolases), whose protein sequence is MTNSTPSLPPVRACLFDMDGLLIDSEDKYTAITNSILHEYGKPSLPWSIKAQLQGRPQPEAFKIFYDWAQLPISPEEYAAKQAALQSKYFPESQPLPGVRELLNKLLSTQKTDKPVYIALATSSHSRNYKLKSDHLQDLFAAFPESQRVLGDDPRIGKGRGKPLPDIYLLALETINSNLRQKGEKEITPEECLVFEDAVPGVEAGRRAGMRVVWCPHPGLLGAYKGREAEVLAGLTGEHKEEEKSTAEHEADELVAGRLGRSSGKPGQLNDGLGDLVPTLEDFPYEKYGIQPA
- a CDS encoding uncharacterized protein (predicted protein) yields the protein MLHKTICKHLLDPLYVYHFVDDPVQAEKRVVANRLLNKRKGEVMNAGKQVLGTRKPGAKKRSGKAAKAVTPPTDEAPSDTPASSSTGVEVGTLTPDGLSRMVKAEQMSSSPMLSIGTPTPTYTAAAQQYSSTPMMGNVAMSHLHNRRMTAPTSHPRPIMMNPNMPYHTRGSSNNFGTSRKRPMGDYEASSPEKRQR
- a CDS encoding uncharacterized protein (predicted protein), translated to MSSSTPKERADNIGSDSEEEDVFHDARFPAEEEAQLLEESHSIKAEANKLFTAACYDQAISCYDRALASCPNYLDYEVAVLRSNMAACYLKLEDWKASVDSATACLDCLEKVVPSATERTDAPQEKQQESGSTDSVVEITCDDEEAEQEELKRLQKVNERKNDVMRIRAKALMRRARAKSQLSGWGNLQGAEEDYKLLASMDNLSLDDRRIVQKALRELPDKIAKAREKEMAEMMGKLKDLGNGILKPFGLSTDNFKFTQDPNTGGYSMNFQS
- a CDS encoding uncharacterized protein (guanine nucleotide-binding protein), with protein sequence MTASSVTSSAPICVASTQRGDEAGDASLDSHSQRTPSTACCTDESASDTNYVKSVEWTPDGTTLLTNSADHHIRTYILLVYVIILTSCRANNSLRPPDLLEERPSPHPLSPYSVLPSAEPTYATAIYPYYSLQDPSTTLFLSSVRDHPIRLASTLSPTLLATYSLVHPTTEAFITPHSIIYPHALGGTHFITGSDSLICLFDVSRPGNDGPVSWMPTIPSKRKQTVGGGVGMKGIISAMAINSTGDGILAAGTFSRQVGLYDSNGTGQSLGTFSIAKTDASRRIGGRGITQLLWSPCGRYLYIAERKSDGVMIYDIRVTGQLLGWLEGRKAITNQRMKVDIVSTNQGTSHEIWAGGTDGFMRVWRDPTHTAGGQEPEWEWKIHDDSVSSTVLHPMGNVVATCSGQRHYLDDEDSSSAGQLDNSVKQLLHLDQPHTSNPALNADLGYNGFLTSNDTGAHSMPTRSRSTAMMPMTGMHAGNRISRTGGGAEHYDRQCKLRQF